In Bacillus sp. KH172YL63, one genomic interval encodes:
- a CDS encoding DHH family phosphoesterase: protein MKEQILNLIKQYETIIVHRHVRPDPDAYGSQGGLVEMLKASFPEKNIYAVGKEEETLHYLNRLDDIEDHVFEGALIIVCDTANEERICDSRYKLGDKLVKIDHHPNEDAYGDHLWIDTSASSVSEMIYEFYQFGKDKGLTLPDSGARLLFAGIVGDTGRFLYPSTTQKTFDIAGELIRFDFDRNELFNRMYEVDATVTKLHGYVLQNFEIDSDGCGMMVMTKDILDQFGVVPSEASLLVSTLGDVKGMKAWVFFIEEDDQIRVRLRSKGPVINTIAKKYNGGGHPLAAGASIYSWEEKEEVMKDLREVCRNHQ from the coding sequence ATGAAAGAACAAATCCTGAACCTTATCAAACAATATGAAACAATCATCGTCCACCGCCACGTCCGCCCGGATCCGGACGCATACGGCTCCCAGGGGGGACTTGTTGAAATGCTGAAAGCTTCCTTCCCTGAGAAGAATATTTACGCCGTCGGGAAAGAAGAAGAGACGCTTCATTACCTGAACCGCCTGGATGACATTGAAGATCACGTATTCGAAGGGGCACTGATCATCGTCTGCGATACGGCGAACGAAGAGCGTATCTGCGACAGCCGCTACAAGCTCGGGGACAAGCTCGTGAAAATCGACCACCACCCGAATGAGGATGCATACGGCGATCATCTGTGGATCGATACGTCGGCAAGCTCCGTCAGTGAAATGATCTATGAATTCTATCAGTTTGGAAAAGATAAAGGCTTGACGCTTCCGGACAGCGGGGCACGTCTCCTGTTCGCAGGCATCGTCGGAGACACAGGCAGATTCCTGTATCCGAGCACAACCCAGAAAACCTTTGATATCGCAGGCGAACTGATCCGCTTCGACTTCGACCGGAACGAGCTGTTCAACCGCATGTACGAAGTCGACGCCACCGTCACGAAGCTTCACGGCTACGTCCTGCAAAACTTCGAAATCGACAGCGACGGCTGCGGCATGATGGTCATGACGAAGGACATACTGGATCAGTTCGGCGTCGTCCCTTCAGAAGCATCCCTCCTCGTCAGCACACTCGGCGACGTCAAAGGCATGAAGGCGTGGGTGTTCTTCATCGAAGAAGACGACCAGATCAGGGTCCGCCTCCGCTCGAAAGGCCCGGTCATCAACACCATCGCCAAGAAATACAACGGCGGCGGCCACCCGCTCGCAGCAGGTGCGTCGATCTATTCTTGGGAAGAAAAAGAAGAAGTGATGAAAGATTTACGGGAAGTGTGCAGAAACCATCAATAA
- a CDS encoding YtpI family protein — protein MYFLALLIVVTFTFYVFYKIRQVRTRRPMEKKWLSAKASIALGLFVALFGINQLFLFPSNLTYFIGGLFILIGLGSCWAGFKMYKHVLPFAEREAKELDGQK, from the coding sequence ATGTATTTTCTCGCATTACTGATTGTCGTCACATTCACTTTTTATGTCTTTTATAAAATCAGACAGGTAAGAACAAGGCGACCGATGGAAAAGAAATGGCTGTCAGCTAAAGCAAGCATCGCCCTTGGATTGTTCGTGGCGCTGTTTGGGATCAACCAGCTGTTCTTATTCCCATCCAACCTGACTTACTTTATCGGCGGACTGTTCATCCTGATCGGACTCGGCAGCTGCTGGGCCGGATTTAAAATGTACAAGCATGTGCTTCCATTCGCCGAACGTGAAGCGAAGGAACTTGACGGCCAAAAATAA
- a CDS encoding DRTGG domain-containing protein produces the protein MATKHEQILEYIDTLPVGEKISVRQIAKALTVSEGTAYRAIKDAETKGYVSTIERVGTIRIEQKKKENIEKLTYAEVVNIVDGQVLGGRSGLHKMLNKFVIGAMKLEAMMRYTEAGNLLIIGNRTQAQEHALRAGAAVLITGGFDADDHVKKLADELELPIISTSYDTFTVATMINRAIYDQLIKKEIVLVEDILTKADDTAYLHINDTLEEWYEKNQYTFHSRFPVVDHNLKVLGMVTSKDIMGQDKGIGIDKVMTKQPITVSPNTSVASAAHIMIWEGIELLPVVNEQHRLQGIISRQDVLKALQMIQRQPQVGETIDDLISNGVEVSAEKKGDKEVYLFAVTPQMTTGIGTISYGVFTTLMTEAANRALKPYKKGDLVIENMTIYFIKPVQMESMLEIHPKVLDVGRKFGKVDVEVYSEGVLMGKSLMICQLIDRH, from the coding sequence GTCGGTGAGAAGATCTCCGTCCGTCAAATTGCGAAGGCGTTGACCGTGAGTGAAGGGACCGCGTACAGAGCGATCAAGGACGCCGAAACGAAAGGGTACGTCAGCACGATCGAGCGCGTCGGGACGATCCGGATCGAACAGAAGAAGAAAGAGAACATCGAGAAGCTCACTTACGCCGAGGTCGTCAATATCGTCGACGGACAAGTATTGGGAGGCCGGTCGGGCTTACATAAGATGCTCAATAAGTTTGTCATTGGGGCCATGAAGCTTGAAGCGATGATGAGGTATACGGAAGCAGGGAACCTGCTGATCATCGGGAACCGGACCCAGGCCCAGGAGCATGCACTGCGGGCGGGGGCAGCGGTCCTGATCACCGGTGGATTCGATGCCGATGATCACGTGAAGAAGCTTGCAGACGAGCTGGAGCTTCCGATCATTTCGACTTCTTACGATACGTTCACCGTTGCGACGATGATCAACCGTGCGATTTATGATCAGCTGATCAAGAAAGAGATTGTATTGGTGGAAGACATTTTAACGAAAGCCGATGATACGGCTTATCTTCATATCAATGACACCCTTGAGGAATGGTACGAAAAGAATCAGTACACGTTCCACAGCCGTTTCCCGGTTGTCGATCATAATCTGAAGGTGCTCGGCATGGTGACGTCGAAGGATATCATGGGGCAGGACAAGGGAATCGGCATCGACAAGGTCATGACGAAGCAGCCGATCACGGTCAGCCCGAATACGAGCGTCGCATCAGCCGCCCATATCATGATCTGGGAAGGGATAGAGCTGCTCCCGGTCGTCAATGAGCAGCACCGTCTGCAGGGGATTATCAGCCGCCAGGACGTCCTGAAGGCGCTGCAAATGATCCAGCGCCAGCCACAGGTCGGCGAGACGATCGATGACCTCATCAGTAACGGCGTCGAAGTGTCAGCCGAGAAAAAGGGCGACAAAGAAGTCTACCTTTTCGCCGTCACGCCGCAGATGACAACCGGCATCGGGACGATCTCATACGGCGTCTTCACCACACTCATGACCGAAGCCGCCAACCGGGCCCTCAAGCCGTACAAAAAAGGTGACCTCGTCATCGAAAACATGACCATCTACTTCATCAAGCCCGTCCAGATGGAAAGCATGCTCGAAATTCACCCGAAAGTGCTCGACGTCGGCCGGAAATTTGGTAAAGTGGACGTAGAGGTTTACAGCGAAGGCGTCCTGATGGGGAAATCCCTGATGATTTGCCAGTTGATCGACAGGCATTAA